From Rutidosis leptorrhynchoides isolate AG116_Rl617_1_P2 chromosome 3, CSIRO_AGI_Rlap_v1, whole genome shotgun sequence, a single genomic window includes:
- the LOC139900358 gene encoding uncharacterized protein — translation MSGLFYHVFTSSALVSLGLYHLICTIRNHLRSPREYIAKSYHPFASHFTKHLQLYLIIICLLITFIAQTATSFDSDPLVKGRSPVHHFSSLQSATVVFLFLILSLTLLISETTTILPFSSDIFFGTASAVFFLQYSVSASSASIQTSDLEAKCDSVSATISALSGISCVILACNPRLFVADVSLGALFCLQGLWSLQTGLSLYVDAFIPDGCNKLLDVVGGVEGSTVCYLEDSKLRATAILDLMFVVYVVFVVLILIVTYAVTSKVIGVRFGTYEALPISSGVVTDSNHIQMKEINGTQA, via the coding sequence atgtcGGGACTATTTTATCATGTTTTTACTTCATCAGCATTGGTGTCATTAGGACTATACCACCTCATCTGCACCATTAGGAACCATCTAAGGTCCCCACGAGAGTACATTGCAAAATCGTACCATCCGTTCGCATCACATTTTACCAAACACCTTCAGCTTTACCTAATCATCATATGTCTCCTAATTACCTTCATCGCCCAAACTGCCACCTCGTTTGATTCCGACCCGCTCGTTAAAGGTCGGTCCCCCGTTCACCATTTTTCGTCCCTCCAATCTGCAACTGTTGTTTTTCTCTTCTTAATCCTTTCATTAACTCTCCTAATCTCCGAAACCACAACGATCCTCCCGTTTTCGTCAGATATCTTCTTCGGGACTGCATCCGCAGTATTCTTTCTTCAGTATTCGGTTTCTGCATCATCGGCTTCAATACAAACATCTGACCTCGAAGCAAAATGTGATTCAGTTTCCGCCACAATTTCAGCTTTATCTGGCATATCGTGTGTCATACTCGCGTGCAATCCGAGGCTGTTTGTGGCTGATGTCAGCCTTGGGGCCTTGTTTTGTCTACAGGGATTATGGTCTCTTCAAACGGGTCTGTCTCTTTATGTCGACGCTTTTATACCCGACGGTTGCAATAAGCTGCTGGATGTTGTCGGTGGTGTTGAGGGTTCAACCGTGTGTTACCTTGAAGATTCTAAGTTGAGGGCTACCGCCATTTTAGATCTGATGTTTGTGGTTTATGTTGTGTTTGTGGTCCTTATTCTGATCGTTACATATGCTGTGACTTCTAAGGTTATTGGGGTTAGATTTGGTACTTATGAGGCTCTACCGATCTCATCCGGTGTTGTTACTGATAGTAATCACATTCAGATGAAGGAAATTAATGGTACTCAGGCTTGA
- the LOC139896769 gene encoding polyadenylate-binding protein-interacting protein 12-like isoform X2, with the protein MTLVDSTDAIDQSKSNGVMNHHHQNQMKMNGGDHHHHKDVDHETADEGFKKEMRDLAEMLSKLNPMAEEFVPPSLSNGNFNRPLFLPPSPRPPFGYSAVNDFMPQPNQPQFPNINGGLSTRRKGNFNPNGKRRMNSRTNMAQREDVIRRTVHVSDIDQQVTEEQLAALFINCGQVVDCRICGDPNSVLRFAFIEFTDEEGARNALSLAGTMLGFYPVRVLPSKTAIAPVNPTYLPRSEDEREMCARTIYCTNIDKKVTQADVKLFFETFCGEVFRLRLLGDHHHSTRIAFVEFVMAESAIAALNCSGAVLGPLPIRVSPSKTPVRPRAPCPNMH; encoded by the exons ATGACTCTTGTTGATTCAACCGATGCTATTGATCAATCGAAATCCAACGGTgtaatgaatcatcatcatcagaaTCAGATGAAAATGAACGGtggtgatcatcatcatcataaggatGTTGATCATGAAACTGCAGATGAGGGTTTTAAGAAAGAAATGAGGGATTTGGCTGAAATGTTATCAAAATTGAATCCTATGGCTGAAGAATTTGTTCCTCCGTCACTTTCTAACGGCAATTTCAACCGGCCGTTATTTCTACCGCCGTCTCCCAGACCTCCGTTTGGTTACTCCGCCGTTAATGATTTTATGCCCCAACCTAATCAACCCCAGTTTCCTAACATCAATGGTGGCCTTTCCACTAGAAGG AAAGGGAACTTTAATCCTAATGGGAAACGAAGGATGAACAGTCGAACGAATATGGCGCAACGGGAGGATGTCATTAGGAGGACTGTTCATGTATCGGATATCGATCAGCAG GTGACTGAAGAACAACTTGCTGCACTTTTCATCAACTGTGGACAG GTTGTGGACTGTCGTATATGCGGCGACCCTAATTCGGTTCTTCGTTTTGCATTTATTGAGTTTACTGATGAGG AAGGTGCAAGGAATGCGTTGAGTCTTGCAGGAACTATGCTTGGCTTCTACCCAGTTAGGGTTCTGCCTTCAAAAACTGCAATTGCGCCAGTTAATCCAACATATTTGCCACGA TCTGAAGATGAAAGGGAAATGTGTGCAAGAACTATCTATTGCACTAACATTGATAAGAAG GTTACTCAGGCAGATGTAAAACTCTTTTTTGAGACGTTTTGTGGAGAG GTTTTTCGCTTGAGGTTACTTGGAGACCATCATCATTCCACTCGGATTGCATTTGTGGAGTTTGTGATG GCCGAGAGTGCAATTGCAGCCCTGAACTGTAGCGGTGCAGTATTGGGACCACTGCCCATAAG GGTTAGCCCCTCTAAGACCCCGGTTCGTCCACGTGCACCTTGCCCCAACATGCACTGA
- the LOC139896769 gene encoding polyadenylate-binding protein-interacting protein 12-like isoform X1 has product MTLVDSTDAIDQSKSNGVMNHHHQNQMKMNGGDHHHHKDVDHETADEGFKKEMRDLAEMLSKLNPMAEEFVPPSLSNGNFNRPLFLPPSPRPPFGYSAVNDFMPQPNQPQFPNINGGLSTRRKKGNFNPNGKRRMNSRTNMAQREDVIRRTVHVSDIDQQVTEEQLAALFINCGQVVDCRICGDPNSVLRFAFIEFTDEEGARNALSLAGTMLGFYPVRVLPSKTAIAPVNPTYLPRSEDEREMCARTIYCTNIDKKVTQADVKLFFETFCGEVFRLRLLGDHHHSTRIAFVEFVMAESAIAALNCSGAVLGPLPIRVSPSKTPVRPRAPCPNMH; this is encoded by the exons ATGACTCTTGTTGATTCAACCGATGCTATTGATCAATCGAAATCCAACGGTgtaatgaatcatcatcatcagaaTCAGATGAAAATGAACGGtggtgatcatcatcatcataaggatGTTGATCATGAAACTGCAGATGAGGGTTTTAAGAAAGAAATGAGGGATTTGGCTGAAATGTTATCAAAATTGAATCCTATGGCTGAAGAATTTGTTCCTCCGTCACTTTCTAACGGCAATTTCAACCGGCCGTTATTTCTACCGCCGTCTCCCAGACCTCCGTTTGGTTACTCCGCCGTTAATGATTTTATGCCCCAACCTAATCAACCCCAGTTTCCTAACATCAATGGTGGCCTTTCCACTAGAAGG AAGAAAGGGAACTTTAATCCTAATGGGAAACGAAGGATGAACAGTCGAACGAATATGGCGCAACGGGAGGATGTCATTAGGAGGACTGTTCATGTATCGGATATCGATCAGCAG GTGACTGAAGAACAACTTGCTGCACTTTTCATCAACTGTGGACAG GTTGTGGACTGTCGTATATGCGGCGACCCTAATTCGGTTCTTCGTTTTGCATTTATTGAGTTTACTGATGAGG AAGGTGCAAGGAATGCGTTGAGTCTTGCAGGAACTATGCTTGGCTTCTACCCAGTTAGGGTTCTGCCTTCAAAAACTGCAATTGCGCCAGTTAATCCAACATATTTGCCACGA TCTGAAGATGAAAGGGAAATGTGTGCAAGAACTATCTATTGCACTAACATTGATAAGAAG GTTACTCAGGCAGATGTAAAACTCTTTTTTGAGACGTTTTGTGGAGAG GTTTTTCGCTTGAGGTTACTTGGAGACCATCATCATTCCACTCGGATTGCATTTGTGGAGTTTGTGATG GCCGAGAGTGCAATTGCAGCCCTGAACTGTAGCGGTGCAGTATTGGGACCACTGCCCATAAG GGTTAGCCCCTCTAAGACCCCGGTTCGTCCACGTGCACCTTGCCCCAACATGCACTGA